In Geobacter anodireducens, a genomic segment contains:
- a CDS encoding Lipid A biosynthesis, N-terminal, which produces MSKAAMLTMGIGFAGQALFFMRFFVQWIHTERRKESVIPEAFWYFSIIGGLFLLVYAVIKQDPVFIVGQSTGTVIYLRNLYFIRKNKRKDVIDALES; this is translated from the coding sequence ATGTCTAAGGCGGCGATGCTTACCATGGGAATCGGTTTCGCCGGACAGGCCCTGTTCTTCATGCGCTTTTTCGTCCAGTGGATCCATACCGAACGCCGGAAGGAAAGCGTCATTCCCGAGGCGTTCTGGTACTTCAGCATCATCGGCGGGTTGTTCCTGCTGGTCTACGCCGTCATAAAACAGGACCCGGTCTTCATCGTGGGACAATCCACCGGCACGGTCATCTACCTGCGCAACCTCTACTTCATCCGCAAGAACAAGAGGAAGGACGTGATCGATGCGCTTGAGTCGTAG